One window from the genome of Microbulbifer sp. ALW1 encodes:
- a CDS encoding flavodoxin has translation MSKIGLFYGSDEGNTESIAQRIAARLGEERVDIHDIADVTQLEIADYDQLILGIPTWDFGQIQSDWEDFWEDVQEIDFTGKTVALFGLGDQFGYGDYFLDAMGMLHDVIVANGAAIIGHWPTQGYEFEASKAEVAGQNIFVGLAIDEDQQEELTGGRLNAWCQQIAEEFDLDGGADSVTELED, from the coding sequence GTGAGCAAGATCGGCCTGTTTTACGGCAGTGACGAGGGCAATACCGAGAGTATTGCCCAGCGAATCGCCGCCCGTCTGGGCGAGGAACGGGTGGATATTCACGATATCGCCGACGTTACTCAGCTGGAGATTGCAGATTACGACCAGCTAATCCTGGGCATTCCCACCTGGGACTTCGGGCAGATCCAGTCCGACTGGGAAGATTTCTGGGAGGATGTGCAGGAAATCGACTTTACCGGCAAGACCGTGGCCCTGTTCGGTCTCGGTGACCAGTTCGGCTATGGTGACTATTTTCTCGACGCCATGGGCATGCTGCACGATGTGATTGTGGCCAATGGTGCTGCCATCATCGGACACTGGCCCACCCAGGGCTACGAGTTTGAAGCGTCCAAGGCCGAAGTGGCTGGGCAGAACATTTTTGTGGGTCTCGCCATCGATGAAGACCAGCAGGAAGAACTGACCGGTGGGCGCCTCAATGCCTGGTGTCAGCAGATTGCCGAGGAGTTTGACCTCGACGGTGGTGCCGACAGCGTCACCGAGCTTGAGGACTGA
- a CDS encoding Spy/CpxP family protein refolding chaperone has product MNKWKALAGSLVLGSALATSGMVMAFPDGDHGPRGHHKGGHNHERMFERLAEELDLTEGQQAQLKANREAGKEARKADREAMREMHKQLREAIESGADQATLDSLGAKLGQLEVRKMQRMQEKRVQFESILTNEQKVKLEQLKAERKARHEERKQRWQRDED; this is encoded by the coding sequence ATGAACAAATGGAAAGCACTTGCCGGTAGCCTGGTACTGGGTAGCGCGTTGGCCACTTCCGGAATGGTAATGGCCTTCCCCGATGGGGATCACGGACCTCGCGGTCACCACAAAGGCGGCCATAACCACGAACGCATGTTCGAGCGCCTGGCGGAGGAGCTGGACCTGACCGAAGGGCAACAGGCGCAGCTGAAAGCCAATCGCGAGGCAGGTAAAGAGGCGCGCAAGGCCGATCGCGAAGCGATGCGCGAGATGCACAAGCAGCTGCGCGAGGCCATCGAGTCCGGCGCTGATCAGGCGACCCTCGACAGTCTCGGAGCCAAGCTGGGCCAGCTGGAAGTCCGCAAAATGCAGCGGATGCAGGAAAAACGCGTGCAGTTTGAGTCCATCCTGACCAACGAACAGAAGGTCAAACTGGAACAGCTGAAAGCCGAGCGCAAGGCCCGTCACGAAGAGCGCAAGCAGCGCTGGCAGCGTGACGAAGATTAA
- the dapE gene encoding succinyl-diaminopimelate desuccinylase produces MTPTVQLTCDLISRQSVTPEDAGCMELMLERLEKIGFKTEHLRFGDTDNFWSVRGEEGPLFAFAGHTDVVPTGPEANWQHPPFEPKIVDGMLYGRGAADMKGSLAAMVVACEEFVAAHPDHKGRIAFLITSDEEGPAKHGTVKVVEWLEERNEKITWCLVGEPSSTTLAGDVIKNGRRGSLGLELTVFGIQGHVAYPHLAENPVHKLAPALAELAAEEWDQGNDFFPATSFQVSNINGGTGATNVIPGDVKVVCNWRFSTETTAEDLERRARAIFDKHGLKYEADFNLSGQPFLTAEGPLVESAQAAIKKVTGRDTELSTAGGTSDGRFIAPTGAQVVELGPVNATIHKVDECVKADDLDLVKNMYREILVGLLAR; encoded by the coding sequence ATGACCCCAACAGTACAACTCACCTGCGACCTGATTAGCAGGCAATCCGTCACCCCCGAAGACGCCGGCTGCATGGAACTAATGCTCGAACGCCTGGAAAAAATCGGCTTCAAAACCGAGCACCTGCGTTTCGGTGATACCGATAATTTCTGGTCCGTGCGCGGCGAAGAAGGTCCATTATTTGCCTTCGCCGGCCATACCGACGTAGTCCCAACCGGCCCCGAAGCCAACTGGCAACACCCGCCCTTCGAGCCGAAAATCGTCGACGGCATGCTCTACGGCCGCGGTGCCGCAGACATGAAAGGCTCCCTGGCTGCCATGGTCGTCGCCTGTGAAGAATTCGTCGCCGCCCACCCGGATCACAAAGGCCGCATCGCCTTCCTGATCACCAGTGACGAAGAAGGTCCGGCCAAACACGGTACCGTGAAAGTGGTCGAGTGGCTGGAAGAGCGCAACGAAAAGATTACCTGGTGCCTGGTAGGCGAACCCTCCAGCACCACCCTCGCCGGTGACGTCATCAAAAACGGCCGTCGCGGCTCACTGGGCCTGGAGCTCACCGTGTTCGGCATCCAGGGCCACGTCGCCTACCCGCACCTGGCGGAAAACCCGGTGCACAAACTGGCACCGGCGCTCGCCGAACTGGCAGCGGAAGAGTGGGACCAGGGCAACGACTTTTTCCCGGCCACCAGCTTCCAGGTTTCCAACATCAACGGCGGCACCGGTGCCACCAATGTGATTCCCGGCGATGTGAAAGTCGTGTGCAACTGGCGCTTCTCCACCGAAACCACGGCGGAAGACCTGGAGCGCCGCGCCCGTGCGATTTTTGACAAGCACGGTCTCAAATACGAAGCCGACTTCAACCTCTCTGGCCAGCCATTCCTGACCGCCGAAGGCCCGTTGGTGGAGTCTGCGCAGGCAGCCATCAAGAAAGTCACCGGTCGCGACACCGAACTCTCCACCGCCGGTGGCACTTCCGACGGGCGCTTTATCGCACCGACCGGAGCACAGGTTGTGGAACTGGGCCCAGTCAACGCCACCATCCACAAGGTGGATGAGTGCGTGAAGGCCGACGACCTGGACCTGGTAAAAAATATGTACCGGGAAATCCTGGTGGGCTTGCTGGCTCGCTAA